One Papaver somniferum cultivar HN1 chromosome 10, ASM357369v1, whole genome shotgun sequence genomic window carries:
- the LOC113318176 gene encoding probable flavin-containing monooxygenase 1, with the protein MERRVGIIGAGISGLLACKYVLEKGFQPIVFESQPGLGGVWNHTVETTKLQTPKQAFEFSDFPWPSSVKEDYPDHIHVMEYIKSYALHFNLLPYIKFNTKVLNIDYLVQEGQDMFSWSHWGGSDQGFGNLKGKWEITSTAVRENENQEHQVHEVEFVILCVGRFSGVPNIPDFSPNKGPDAFLNGRVLHSMDDSDAANFVKGKRVVVVGLGKSALDIANECAIANGVENPCTLIYRNAHWNVPDYFPYGVFLGSLYLNRFSELLLHKPGEGLFLSLLATLLAPLRWAASKFVESYINSKIPLKKYNLVPEHSFLQEISSCSLATAPEKFYDRVEEGSIIFKKAKGFGFYKDRLIFDNDVTAPLETDIVILATGYKGDEKLKNIFKSPTFQNYIMGSLKPSVSLYRKCRGT; encoded by the exons ATGGAGAGAAGAGTTGGGATTATTGGAGCAGGAATCAGTGGGTTATTAGCTTGCAAATATGTTCTTGAAAAAGGATTCCAACCCATTGTTTTTGAATCACAACCTGGTCTTGGTGGAGTTTGGAATCACACAGTTGAAACAACAAAACTTCAAACACCAAAACAAGCTTTTGAGTTTTCTGATTTTCCATGGCCTTCTTCTGTCAAAGAAGATTACCCAGACCATATTCACGTTATGGAGTATATAAAATCCTATGCTCTTCATTTCAATTTACTTCCTTATATCAAATTCAACACCAAAGTTCTGAACATCGACTATTTAGTACAAGAAGGACAAGATATGTTTTCATGGAGTCATTGGGGTGGTTCAGATCAAGGTTTTGGTAATCTTAAAGGTAAGTGGGAAATTACTAGTACTGCAGTTCGAGAAAATGAAAATCAAGAACATCAAGTTCATGAAGTAGAATTTGTGATTCTCTGCGTTGGCCGGTTCAGTGGGGTTCCAAATATTCCTGATTTCTCACCAAATAAAGGTCCAGATGCTTTCCTCAATGGTAGAGTTTTGCACTCCATGGATGATTCTGATGCTGCTAACTTCGTCAAAGGGAAACGTGTCGTGGTAGTTGGACTTGGAAAATCAGCTTTAGACATTGCTAATGAATGCGCCATAGCCAACG GGGTGGAAAATCCTTGTACATTGATATACAGAAATGCACATTGGAATGTACCTGATTATTTTCCATACGGCGTGTTTCTTGGTTCGCTATACCTTAATCGTTTCTCCGAACTTTTGCTCCATAAACCTGGTGAAGGACTATTCCTTAGTCTCTTAGCCACTCTTCTTGCACCTCTA AGATGGGCAGCTTCGAAATTTGTTGAAAGCTATATCAATTCCAAGATTCCCTTGAAAAAATACAATTTGGTGCCAGAACACAGCTTCTTACAAGAAATTTCTTCTTGCTCACTCGCAACGGCACCTGAGAAGTTCTATGATAGAGTAGAAGAAGGAAGCATTATCTTTAAGAAGGCAAAGGGGTTTGGCTTCTACAAAGACAGGTTGATATTTGACAATGATGTAACTGCACCTTTAGAAACTGATATTGTGATCCTTGCTACCGGTTATAAGGGGGACGAAAAGCTCAAAAATATCTTCAAATCACCGACATTCCAAAACTACATTATGGGATCCTTGAAACCCAGTGTTTCCTTATACAG aaaatgtagaggcacgtaa